TTTCGACCCATCTAAATTGGGGATCCTCATACATCGCCAACGACTTCTACAAACGCTTCATGAAACCGGAAGCTACTGAGAAACAATTGGTTACTGTCGGTCGTATATCGACAGTCATTATGATGATTCTGGCCGGGCTCCTAGCACTCCAGTTGCAGAATGCATTGGATACGTTTCAGATCCTTCTCCAAGTGGGAGCTGGAACCGGGTTAATATTCATGCTTCGCTGGTTCTGGTGGCGGATTAATGCCTTCAGCGAACTGAGTGCGATGATCGCTTCATTTATCTTTGCAGTTGCCTTTAGAACCATTGATCACGGCATGCCGTGGTGGATGGAACTCATACTCAGTGTCGGTCTTACTACCGCAGTCTGGCTGGTCGTCACCTTCATGACTCCTGCGACCGATGAGTCTGTCCTCAAATCGTTTTACAAAAAAGTCCATCCAGCTGGAAATGGATGGAATCCAATCCGTAAACTTCTTGGCGAAGGCATAGCTCCTAGAGAATCTCTGGCTCCTCAAATTGGATCGATGCTCATGGGGACCTTTGCCGTGTATGGATTTCTATTCGGAATCGGTAAGATCATCTATGGATCGACGCTGATAGGAATCATTCTCCTGCTTGTTGCAGCAGGTTTAGGTTTCAAAATCATCTCAGCACAAACATCGGAATCATGAATCATAGGTTGAATTGTAGGAGCAAATTGTTTTCCGCTTTGCTGTCGACTAAAGCCTCGGTAATTCGCGACCCATTTGTTAGGGAACTCGCTGTGGTCGCGAACAAGTATGCTCCTACAGTACTAGTATTCCCTGCAATCTTGATGCTTGCATGGGGATGCAGTTCAAAGAGTCAGCCTGATAATTCCAAGCCCAACATCATCCTCATCGTTTCCGACGATCAAGGCTATGGGGATCTTTCTGTGAATGGAATTCTGGATGACGTTTCGACACCGAATCTGGATAAGCTCGCTTCCCAAGGAACACGCTTTACTCAAGCCTACGCCAGCTCACCCATCTGCAACACCTCTCGTTGCGCAATCATCACAGGTGCCTACCAACAACGCTTCGGCATGCAGTGGTATGGAGGTCCCGGAATATCAAACTGGGATCAACCAACCATGGCAGAACTCCTCAAAGAGGCTGGCTACAACAATGGCTATGTGGGTAAAGTTCACTACGGTTCTCCCAATGGACCGGGCGCCAGGAACTTCCCGATAGAACATGGGTTCGACGAATTCTTTGGATCCGAGAACGCTCGTATTCATTATATGATACACAATCAAGAAGCGATCGATGCATTTGATGCGGCTCGGGCCAAGAATCCAGCACCCAGCAATTCCTGGGGCATGGGTCCCTTTCGTGATGGCATTGACGAAGTCGACATGGAAGGCATGAGCACTGAGATCTTCGGAGAGAAAGCTCGTGACTTTGTAAGTCGGAATCAGCATCAACCGTTCTTCCTCTACCTCTCTTTCAACGCCGTTCACAATTTTACCCATCAATTGCCTGAAGCGTATTTAGAAGAACACGGACTTGAAGACTATGGCGATTGGGATCCGACAAAGGAACCTTACTTGGATTGGTACTACCGTTCACGTCGTCCGAACAACCCCGATGGTCGAGCACACTATCTGGGACAACTCCACTATCTAGATCAGGAAGTCGGTCGATTAGTAGACCATGTAGACCAACTCGGCTTGCGTGAAGACACCCTGATTGTCTACATCGGTGACAATGGTGGTTCACGTCCTATCTATGCGGAGAACACTCCCCTTCGAGGAAGCAAGTTCACGCTCTACGAAGGCGGAACGCGCGTACCGCTTATTGTCAGTCAACCAGGCAGCTTGCCTGAGAACCAGGTCTCCCACAATATCGTAAGTGCTTTGGATCTTTTACCCACCTTTCTTACCGCTTCTGGACAAAGCACGCCTGAGTTTGCAGATGGCATCGACTTGTTTCCGATTCTCACCAATGAAGATCCGAACCACCAACACGATGTACTCCACTGGAAGACCTCAGATGAGTGGTCCATTCGTAAGGGTGACTGGAAACTTCACACCGTGCATGGTCCCGGCGCATCCCCTACAGAGAAGGTCGAACTCGAGCAAGGTGTGTTCCTTCGAAACCTGAGAACGAATCCTTCCGAATCCATGGATTTCGCAAAGGAGCATCCAGGAATCCTTACCCAACTTCAAGGCCTCCACGAAGCCTGGGTAGCCGAGCTCCCTGTGAGCACAAGCAATGTTCCGTCAGCAACCGAATGGGCCGACGAAAAAGGTAAAAAATAATTTTCCCTAAGAAATAACTTCACCGACATATCATGAACTTCTTCAACGATTCTCGCCGCGGCTTTTTCAAGAAAGTCACAGGATTAACAGCTGGCGTCTTGGCCGCATCCAACAGCCGTTTGGCAGCCGCGCCCGCAAAACCATCAGGCGCAAGATACATGGGTGACTTTAAAGCCCCCAAACTGGGTACCGTCCGCATCGCCTTCATTGGAGTCGGTGCCCGTGGTGTGGGGCATGCCAAACAGTTAGCTGCTATCGAAGGTACCGAAGTCGTTGCCATTTCCGACCTCTATGAAGACCTGGCCGCTCGCTCGCTCAAGAATTGCGAGGAAGCGGGCAATGGTGAGCGCCACAAGTCTATCAAACTTTACCACGGCAAGAAAAACGGCTGGAAGAAAATGCTACGGGAGGTGAAACCCGATGCAGTTGTAATTGCTACTCCTTGGAAGGATCACGCTCCCATGGCCATCGAAGCCATGAAGCAAGGTGCACACGCATTTGTAGAAGTTCCACTCGGCCTCACTAACGATGAGCTTTGGGAGTTGGTCGATACCTCCGAGACAACCGGCAAGCACTGTATGATGATGGAAAACGTCAACTACGGTCGGGAAGAGCTTCTCTATCTCAACCTGTGCCGAAAAGGAATCATTGGTGAACTCCTCCATGCAGAAGCTGCCTATATCCATGAACTTCGTTTTCAAATGAATGAGGTCGAGCGCGGCACCGGTAGCTGGCGTACCTTTCATTACGCGATGCGCAATGCGAATCTCTATCCAACCCACGGACTCGGTCCAGTTGCCCAGTATATGAACCTGGCGCGTGGTGAAGATAACTTCGATCGCATCGTATCGTTTTCATCACCCGCGAAGGGACGTGCATTGTATGCAGAAAACAACTACCCGGCGGACCACCAATGGAACCAGCTCAGCTACGAAGGAGGAGACATCAATACCTCCATCATCAAAACGACGCTCGGACGAACGGTTATGGTCCAGTGGGATGAAACCAGCCCACGCCCCTACTCCCGTCATAATTTGATTCAAGGAACCAAAGGCACACTGGCTGGCTTCCCTACAAGAGTCGCTCTTGAGGGCGGAGTGCCGGGCGCGACCAAAGATCATCACCGCTGGGCACAAGGTGAAGGCCTTCAGGCATTCATGGAGGAGCACGATCACCCACTCTACAAGCGCATGGGTTCTTTGGCAGAACGTATGGGCGGGCATGGCGGCATGGACTTCCTCATGCGCTACCGGATGGTCGAGTGCTTGCGCAAGGGCGAGCCCCTCGATCAAAACCTATACGAAGGTTGTTTCTGGAGCGCGGTCACTCCCTTAAGTGAAGCCTCTATAAATGAACACGGTTCTTCACAGAAATTCCCCGACTTCACTCGTGGCCAGTGGAGAAAAACGAATCCTCTGGGTATCGTCTCATGATAAATTCCTAACTCCTTAGCCCCATGGCTCAGTCAACACCTTCCATTCAGCAGCCCGAGCGTCTCCTATCCTTGGACCTGTTTCGAGGTCTTGTCATGTTGCTACTCGTGGCGGAAGGCGCAGGAGTCTACCGATCCTTAGTAAACCTAACCAGCGAAGATAGCTTACTCCGTGGCTTCTTCGTTCAATTTACCCACCACCCTTGGGATGGGCTCCGCGCCTGGGATTTGGTGCAGCCAGCCTTCATATTCATTGTGGGGGTTGCCATGGTCTACTCGATCAATAAGCGACTCGACAAAGGTGACTCCTGGAGCGCGATTGTCATTCACCATTCTGGTGGCTTTTTGGATTTTCAGGCTCCCATGGAAAACACAGCTTAGCATATCCATCGCCCTGATACTCATCACCGACATTATTTACCGAGTATTTTGGGTGGAAGGATTCAACCACCCATACACACCGAACGATAATTTCGGAGCCTGGATGGATACCGTTTTACGGAATCCCATATCTGTTAACGGGCACTGGGTGGCTTTCAATGCCGTCCCTACCGCAGCTCATACCATCTGGGGAGTCCTAGTGGGCATGCTCTTGAGAAACAGTAAGCCAGCCCAGGGAAAATTGAAGTGGTTAGTAATCACGGGCTTCATCGGCTTGACCGTGGGCTATCTCATGAACTGGGGTTTTGGCAGCGACACGCTCCGCATTCCACTCATCAAACGGATCTGCACAGGTTCCTTTATATACGCCAGCGGTGGTTGGTGCCTGTTGATCCTAGCACTTTTCTACTACCTGATCGACTTACGTGGCTGGAAACCCAGCTGGTTATTCATCATCAATGTCGTGGGTACCAATTCCATCTTCATCTACCTGGCTTCACAGACACTCTCTACTCGCTGGCTGTCACCGAACGTAAAGATTTTCACGGAAGGATTTTTTGGGGCGATCGGGTTTGGGGGAGAATTGATTCAAGTTTTCACCGCATTTATCACCTGGTTCATTTTCTGGTATTTATGCTACTGGCTGTATAAAAGAAAGATATTCTTAAAAATTTAAGAAGCTACTCTCCATCCTATCATGAAAAAAATCCTAGTCCCCCTACTTGGCTCAATCACAGCATTACTGACCTTCAACGGCTGTGGTCCCACCGATGCAGAACGTGAAGCCGCCGCGGAAGCTAAACCTCCCAACATCATCTACATCTTAGCTGACGACCTTGGCTACAATGAGCTTGGTTCCTACGGGCAAACCTTGATTGAGACGCCACACCTCGACGAACTGGCTGCCCAAGGCATGCGTTTCACTCAACACTACTCAGGTTCTCCCGTGTGCGCGCCATCTCGCTGCATACTCTTAACCGGTAAACACAGTGGTCATGCTTACATTCGAGGGAATGATGAATGGAGTGAACGTGGAGACACCTGGAATTTTGAAAAAGCAGTTGCAGATCCAAACCTGGAAGGACAACGCCCCATCCCAGCAGGCACCAACACGATAGGGTCACTGCTAAAAAACGTCGGTTACAAAACCGGAATCGTCGGAAAGTGGGGACTGGGCGCACCCCTCACTGAAGGTATTCCCAACAAGCAGGGATTTGATTTTTTCTACGGCTACAACTGCCAACGTCAGGCGCATACCTTATATCCGGTTCATCTATGGCGAAATGAAGAGAAACATATATTGGCTAACGAACTCGTTCCGCCAAGCACACCTCTCGAAGAAGGAGCCGATCCCAATGACGAAGCGAGTTATGCCAGATATCGACTCACCGACTATACGCCTGAACTCATGCTCAATGAAGCAGTCGGCTTCATGAAGGAAAACCAGGACCATCCATTTTTCCTATATTTTGCTTCTCCCATTCCTCATGTGCCCCTGCAAGCGCCCCAACGCTGGGTCGATCACTACAAAGAAAAGCTTGGAAAAGAAGAGCCTTACATTGGTAACAAAAGCTACTTCCCCAACCAAACCCCCAGAGCTACCTACGCAGCGATGGTCTCCTATCTCGACGAGAGCGTTGGCAAGCTGATTGAAACCTTAAAAGAAATGGGCCAATACGAAAACACCCTTATCGTTTTCTCCAGTGACAATGGTCCGACCTATAATGGCGGAAGTGACTCGGCTTTCTTTGATAGCGCTGCACCCTTCAACAGTGCCTATGGTTGGGCCAAAGGATTTGTGAACGAAGGCGGTATCCGCGTTCCCATGATCGCTAGTTGGCCAGGAAAGATAAACCCCGGACAAACCAGTGAGCACATATCTGCCTTCTGGGATGTACTACCCACCTTATGCGAAGTGTCAGGAGCCGAAACTCCAGCCGACACGGATGGTATCAGCTTTCTACCTACACTCCTAGGCAAAGAAGAACAAAAGGCCCACGAATTCCTCTATTGGGAATTTCCATCCTACACGGGGCAGCAAGCCGTTCGAATGGGCGACTGGAAAGGCATCCGCAAAAATATTTTTAAGGGCAACCTGGACATTCAGTTATTCAACCTGGTAACCGATCCTCGAGAGGAGCTAGACGTAGCAGCAGCGAATCCAGAGATCGTGAAGAAGATAGAATTACTCATGGTGCAGGAGCATAGGCCTGCAGAACTGGAGAAATTTAAGATCACGCAGTTGGGGGACTAGTTTTGTACAAATTTAACCACAACGGCACTGCAGGGATGCAGTGGCCCTACCATTATAGGAAATGGTAGGGCAATCGCGTCCTCGCGATGCCGCAGACCATCATGGGAGATCCTACTTCTAAAAACACTATCAAATATTGGCTTCTCTTTCTGCCGCTCGTTCTTTGCGCCTGTTCCCAATCGGAACAACCTGAACTCCCCTTTACACCCACCTTTGTAGCCACACCACCGGCCAATGCCTTCCGCTCACTATGGAGAGCTCCTGACGGAAGCATCCATAGTCATGGCTTTTTGGGTACCGCCAGGAATCCTGAAGGTATCATTACCTTAATTTCAAACGACGAAGGTCTGACCTGGACAAAAGAACCCTTCACGATCAAGCGAGCTGAGTATAAAGAAGATCCCTTTCATACCTATATACCCACCAGCCTAAAACAGGACAAAAAAACCGGAGATTGGCTGGCCATCATGGATGGGAAAGAACCTTACCTGACAAGGTGGGCTGGGAATCCTTGGGAAGTAACTCCCACCACTCAGAAAATTACCGATCGCGCACTCATCATGATGCGACCGCCCATTTTTATACGAAACGGGTCGCGCATCATCGCTGCAGGACACAACCACTCCCTCAATCCTGCGGGAGGCTGGACCAGTATCTATCACAGTGATGATGGTGGAGCTACCTGGAATGCCGCGCATCTGGAAAAAGTTCCGGATCACACCATCACTCCACCTCACC
This genomic stretch from Opitutia bacterium ISCC 52 harbors:
- a CDS encoding sulfatase-like hydrolase/transferase, translating into MLAWGCSSKSQPDNSKPNIILIVSDDQGYGDLSVNGILDDVSTPNLDKLASQGTRFTQAYASSPICNTSRCAIITGAYQQRFGMQWYGGPGISNWDQPTMAELLKEAGYNNGYVGKVHYGSPNGPGARNFPIEHGFDEFFGSENARIHYMIHNQEAIDAFDAARAKNPAPSNSWGMGPFRDGIDEVDMEGMSTEIFGEKARDFVSRNQHQPFFLYLSFNAVHNFTHQLPEAYLEEHGLEDYGDWDPTKEPYLDWYYRSRRPNNPDGRAHYLGQLHYLDQEVGRLVDHVDQLGLREDTLIVYIGDNGGSRPIYAENTPLRGSKFTLYEGGTRVPLIVSQPGSLPENQVSHNIVSALDLLPTFLTASGQSTPEFADGIDLFPILTNEDPNHQHDVLHWKTSDEWSIRKGDWKLHTVHGPGASPTEKVELEQGVFLRNLRTNPSESMDFAKEHPGILTQLQGLHEAWVAELPVSTSNVPSATEWADEKGKK
- a CDS encoding Gfo/Idh/MocA family oxidoreductase, whose product is MNFFNDSRRGFFKKVTGLTAGVLAASNSRLAAAPAKPSGARYMGDFKAPKLGTVRIAFIGVGARGVGHAKQLAAIEGTEVVAISDLYEDLAARSLKNCEEAGNGERHKSIKLYHGKKNGWKKMLREVKPDAVVIATPWKDHAPMAIEAMKQGAHAFVEVPLGLTNDELWELVDTSETTGKHCMMMENVNYGREELLYLNLCRKGIIGELLHAEAAYIHELRFQMNEVERGTGSWRTFHYAMRNANLYPTHGLGPVAQYMNLARGEDNFDRIVSFSSPAKGRALYAENNYPADHQWNQLSYEGGDINTSIIKTTLGRTVMVQWDETSPRPYSRHNLIQGTKGTLAGFPTRVALEGGVPGATKDHHRWAQGEGLQAFMEEHDHPLYKRMGSLAERMGGHGGMDFLMRYRMVECLRKGEPLDQNLYEGCFWSAVTPLSEASINEHGSSQKFPDFTRGQWRKTNPLGIVS
- a CDS encoding arylsulfatase, coding for MKKILVPLLGSITALLTFNGCGPTDAEREAAAEAKPPNIIYILADDLGYNELGSYGQTLIETPHLDELAAQGMRFTQHYSGSPVCAPSRCILLTGKHSGHAYIRGNDEWSERGDTWNFEKAVADPNLEGQRPIPAGTNTIGSLLKNVGYKTGIVGKWGLGAPLTEGIPNKQGFDFFYGYNCQRQAHTLYPVHLWRNEEKHILANELVPPSTPLEEGADPNDEASYARYRLTDYTPELMLNEAVGFMKENQDHPFFLYFASPIPHVPLQAPQRWVDHYKEKLGKEEPYIGNKSYFPNQTPRATYAAMVSYLDESVGKLIETLKEMGQYENTLIVFSSDNGPTYNGGSDSAFFDSAAPFNSAYGWAKGFVNEGGIRVPMIASWPGKINPGQTSEHISAFWDVLPTLCEVSGAETPADTDGISFLPTLLGKEEQKAHEFLYWEFPSYTGQQAVRMGDWKGIRKNIFKGNLDIQLFNLVTDPREELDVAAANPEIVKKIELLMVQEHRPAELEKFKITQLGD